GAAGATGGGAGGGGCCGGACGGTCCAAGGGAGAGCTGACCTGGGTGTCGGTTTGCGTAACCGGTGTCGTGGTGACGCAGCCAGCTGCTACAACGCTCACGAGCAACAGGGCGACGCCCAATGCCAGTTTTCGTTGTTGCGTAAACATGAAGACATGATAGCAAAGCGGCCCTGACTATCTGCAACAGTTCACATGCCGTTGCCCCGCACTTCCTGCCGGGTGGGCGGCGGGCGTATGGGCGATGACGGTAGGGTCGCGCTGGAGCGGGGCCCGGCACGGCATGGCCGTCTCGGCGGAGCAAGGAGAAAGTGGGCGTAGCGCGGCCGACGCCCGCCTGGAGGCCACAGCGGGCGTCGCCAAGGTGGAGGCAGCCTCAGCCCTGCTTGAGGGGGCGCTTGCGGGCCACGGGCGCGATGCGCTTCATTCGACGGTCACGCTCTTCGCCAGGTTGCGCGGCTGGTCCACGTCGCGGCCCAGCAGCACCGCGGTTTCGTAGGCCAAGAGCTGCAGCGGCACCACGCTGACGATCGGGGCCAGCAGCGGGTGCACCTCGGGCACGTAGATCACGTCCTCGGCGTGCTGGCGGATGCCTTCGTCGCCGTCGCTGGCCAGGGCGATGACGCGGCCGCCGCGTGCGGCCACCTCCTGGATGTTGGAAAGCGTCTTTTCGTAGAGCGGGCCCTGGGTGGCCAGCACCACGACGGGCAGGCGCGGGTCGATGAGGGCGATGGGGCCGTGCTTCATCTCTCCGGCGGGGTAGGCCTCGGCGTGGATGTAGCTGATCTCCTTGAGCTTCAGCGCCCCCTCGTAGGCGGTGGGCGACTGCACGTGCCGCCCCAGGAACAAAAAGTCGGTGGCCTGGTGGTACTTCTCGGCCACGTGGGCCACGATCGGCCGGCGCTCCAGGGTCTCCTCGACGAGGCGCGGCAGCTTGCGCAGCTCGCCCAAGAGCCGCCGGGCCGTCCCGGCGTCGAGGGTGCCGCGCGCCCGCCCCAGGGCGATGGCCAGCATCTCCATCGCCGCCAGCATGGCGACGTAGGCCTTGGTCGAGGCCACCCCGATCTCGGGACCGGCGTGGATGTAGAGGGTGGCGTCGGTCTCGCGGGTGATCGAGGAGCCCTTGACGTTGATCACGCCCAGGCTGGCCGCCCCGCGGCGCTTGGCCTCGCGCAGGGCCTCGAGGGTGTCGATCGTCTCGCCCGACTGGCTGATCACGACGGCCAGCGTGCGCTCGTCCACCACCGGGTTGCGGTAGCGGTACTCGCTGGCCACGTCCACCTCCACCGGCAGCCGCGCCAGCTCCTCGATCAGGTACTTGCCCACCCAGCCGGCGTAGAAGGCGGTGCCGCAGGCGATGACGTGCACCCGGTCGAAGCGGGCGAGGTCAAGG
This genomic stretch from Oceanithermus profundus DSM 14977 harbors:
- the glmS gene encoding glutamine--fructose-6-phosphate transaminase (isomerizing), whose protein sequence is MCGIVGYVGFKNATDVLIDGLRRLEYRGYDSAGVAVKTNGRLEVRKKAGKLARLVEVLEEDPLSGHLGVGHTRWATHGPPTDENAHPHPVEDGSLVVIHNGIIENYLPLKERLLAEGHVFKSDTDSEVLAHLIESHYQGDLEAAVRAALAEAEGAYALVVAHKDHDELVVARTVSPLVIGLGEGENFVASDVPALLPYTRRVVFLHDGDMAVVGKDGVRVMDLAGNPVAREASEVDWDVEAAEKGGYPHYMLKEIYEQPWVLENTLGGRLHEEEANVELGLDLDLARFDRVHVIACGTAFYAGWVGKYLIEELARLPVEVDVASEYRYRNPVVDERTLAVVISQSGETIDTLEALREAKRRGAASLGVINVKGSSITRETDATLYIHAGPEIGVASTKAYVAMLAAMEMLAIALGRARGTLDAGTARRLLGELRKLPRLVEETLERRPIVAHVAEKYHQATDFLFLGRHVQSPTAYEGALKLKEISYIHAEAYPAGEMKHGPIALIDPRLPVVVLATQGPLYEKTLSNIQEVAARGGRVIALASDGDEGIRQHAEDVIYVPEVHPLLAPIVSVVPLQLLAYETAVLLGRDVDQPRNLAKSVTVE